The genomic stretch GGCGCGCAATTTCCTGGTCGCCGTAGGCATTGCGACATTGCTCGCCTGCTCGATGTTCTACTTCAAGGCGGTGACGGTCAAACTGCTGCCGTTCGACAACAAGTCGGAAGTCCAGCTCGTCGTGGACCTGCCGGAAGGAACCAGTCTCGAAACGACATCCGGCGTGCTTGAACAGGCCGCGGCGGTGACGCGGAAATTGCCCGAAGTCGAATCGATGGAAGCCTATGTCGGCACCAGCGCCCCATTCAATTTCAACGGCCTCGTCAGGCACTATTTCCTGCGTTCGAAGCCCTGGATGGGCGACCTGATGGTCACGCTTTCGGAAAAGGGCGAACGGTCGCGTTCGAGCCACGAAGTCGCAGTCGACCTTCGCGAAAGGCTGGCCGGTATCACCCTTCCGCAGGGCGGATCGATCAAGGTCGTCGAAACCCCTCCCGGCCCGCCGGTGATGGCCACCTTGCTCGCCGAAATATACGGCCCGGACGAAGCGACGCGCCGCGCCACGGCAGAGCAGGTCGAAAAGATCTTCCGTGATGTCCCGTTCATCGTCGACGTCGACAACAGCTTCGGTCAGCCGGTCCCGCAGTTGCGCCTGGTGCCCGATAGGGACCGCATCGATTATTACGGCCTTTCCGAACGCCAGATTTTTGACAGCATCGGGGCCCTGCTCGGCGATCAACGCGTCGGTTACTCCCCGCAGGGCCTCAGTCGTCCGCCGCTACCGATCCAGATTGGTCTGGACCAGTCGCAGCGCAGCTGGAGCAGCTCCTTGGGCGCTACCCCGGTCGCGGTGTCTCAAGGACCGATGGGCCCGCAACTCATTCGCCTCGATCAGGTCGTCGATGTCTCCTACACCGAAGGAGGGCAATCGATTTTCCGCCGCGACGGCCGCGGGGCAGCAATGGTGACTGCCGAGTTGGCAGGGCGGTACGAGGCTCCGATCTACGGGATGTTCGAGGTGGATCAGGCGGTCGAGAACTTCGACTGGGCGGGCGCCGGCCTTCAGCAACCGGAAATCCGCTTTAACGGACAACCCGAAAACGAGCTGGGCACGTCGATGCTGTGGGACGGTGAATGGGAGATCACCTGGGTGACCTTCCGGGACATGGGCGCTGCATTCATGGTGGCCTTGCTCGGGATTTATGTCCTTGTCGTCGGCCAGTTCCGCAACTTCAAGATCCCGCTGGTCATCCTGACGCCGATCCCGCTCACGCTGGTCGGAATCGTTATCGGACATATGCTGTTCCAGGCCCCGTTCACCGCGACCAGCATGATCGGTTTCATCGCGCTTGCAGGGATCATCGTTCGCAATTCGATCTTGCTGGTGGACTTCATCCGCCATGCGAGAAGCGCGGACAAGAGCCTGCGCGATACGCTGTTGGAAGCGGGCATGATCCGGTTCAAACCGATCGTCCTGACGGCAGCGGCAGCGATGATCGGGGCGGCCGTGATCCTGACCGATCCCATTTTCCAGGGCCTTGCGATCTCGTTGCTGTTCGGGCTTGCCAGCTCTACGCTGCTGACAGTGCTCGTCATTCCGGCGATCTACATCGTGTTGCGCGATGACGAGCGGCCGCTCACTTTGTTCGGACCGGCGGGGCAGGAACGAGAGGAATAATTCGATGGCAGAGACTTTGGTTTGCCCGAACTGCCTGGCGCTCAACCGTGTACCTTCGGAACGGCTTGCCGATGGTCCGCGCTGCGGCAAGTGCAAGGCTGAACTGTTTCCGGGCGATCCGCCTTCGGTTAGCGGTGCCGCCCTGGCAAAGACGGTCGCAAAATCGAGTGTTCCGGTCGTGGTCGACTTCTGGGCGCCGTGGTGCGGGCCCTGCAGGACGATGGCTCCGGCCTATGCGCAGGCAGCCAAACAGCTTGCTGGCAAGGCTTTGCTGCTGAAGGTCGATACCGATGCGGAGCAGGGTGCTGGTGCGGCTCACCGCATCCAGTCGATTCCGACACTGGCGGTCTTCCGGCAGGGTAGGGAAGTGGCCCGCACTGCAGGTGCGATGCCGCCACACGCAATCGTTTCCTGGGTGAATTCCGCTCTGGGCGGTTAGTTTCCGCTGCGTCCTAGAATGCGCGCGAAGGTCGCTGCACCACCGCCGCTGTGCTTGCGCGCAGTTTGTCGGTCGCGGCGTCTCTGGTCGGTCGAACCGGCCAATGCATCGAGCAGGTCACTCGCGCCAAGCATCTGGTCGCTGTCGACACGGTAATAGATCTTCTTCCCGTCGCGGCGGGTCGACACCAAGTCGGCCTTGCGCAGGATTGCGAGTTGTTGGGACAGGCCCGGCTGGGCGATCCCGGTCATTTCCTCGATCTCGCTGACGGCATGCGGCTCGTCCTTGATCGCGCAAAGGATTTGCAACCGCACCGGATGGGCGATCGCGCGCAGCACCTCGGCGCTGGCATCGAAATCGCGATCAATCATTGCGACGCCCCTTGCTTCCAAGCTTTGAATAAAACCAATCGGTCGCATTCGCCTGCTTGAAGAGATTGGCGGAGGTTTCCTCGGGCATCCTCAGAAGATCGTCACCAACCTGCCAGTCGGCGGGAACAAGGGCGTTCTCGCTGTCGGCCTGCTGGAGTGCGCGTAACAGACGCAGCATCTCGGGGATGGAGCGCCCGACGTTTGGCGGATAGGTCACCGATGCGCGCAGGATGCCGCCTGGTGCGATAAAGTAGGTCGAACGGACGGTCGTCGCGTCATTGGCATCATCGCCGATCATTCCGTAAGCGCGCGCGATTTCCATCGTGGGATCTTCGATCAGCGGGAATTCCACTTTGACGTCCGACATCTCGTGGATCATCCGGATCCAGGCCAGGTGCGAGAACAGACTATCCACCGAAATGCCCATCAGTGCGCAATCGAGTGCAGCAAATTCGTCAGCCGCCTGTGCCAAGGCAATGAATTCGCTGGTGCAGACAGGGGTGAAGTCTGCCGGGTGCGCGAAAAGGACAACCCATTGGTCGTCGTAATCGCCCAGATCGATCGGGCCTTGCGTGCTGCGAGCGGCAAATCTCGGGACTATGTCGCCGATGTGAAGCGGGCGAATTTCGCCTTGGAACGGATTGGTTTCGGGCATCGTCAGCCAAAGCTAGACCAGCATCTTGCGCCGTGCAAGACAATTACATGCTTCGATACTATCAAAAATCGAAAAGCATTGGTTGGCGATCCACGATCGCACTGGGTAAGGCGCAGAGCCCGATCATTTAAATCGTTGATAGAGAGGGCAAGCAAGCGTGCGATTGTCAAAGCGGCCTGATCTTTCGCAACTTATTCAAACCTATTGTCAGTCGGAGATTTTCGCGATCACAATAAGCGAAAATCTCGAAGTGCTTGCACGAAAATCGCAGGTTTCCGCCAATCCGAAATGACGGATGCCTTCGAGATAGTGAGTGCTTTGACCGGGCGCTCTTGACTTTGGGATATAAAAGCACATTCCTATATTATATACATAAGACCATAAATTGATGCAGGAGTGAGAGATGAGTGACGCGCAGAAGGCGCTCGACGCCGCTCGCCAGCAAATCGAACATGCAATTGCCGACCAGTCAAAGCGTCCCTCGATCGCCGGTTTTTTCGACGAGGCGACCAACACGATCAGTTATGTCGTGCATGATCCGGCGACGAAGGAAGCCGCGATCATCGATTCAGTTCTCGATTACGAGGCGGCTTCCGGGCGCACGTCCAACGGGTCTGCGGACCTGATTGTCGAATACGTTCGCGAAAACGATCTGACAGTAACCTGGCTGATCGAAACCCACGCCCATGCCGACCATATTTCTGCAGCGCCTTATCTGCAGGAAAAGCTCGGCGGCAAGCTCGCCATCGGCCGCGACATCATCAAGGTGCAGAATGTCTTCGGCAAGCTGTTCAACGCTGGCACCGAGTTCCAGCGCGACGGATCGCAGTTCGATCACCTGTTCGACGATGGTGAAACCTTCCGGATCGGCGCGCTCGAAGGCATCGCTCTCCACGTCCCCGGGCATACGCCTGCTGACATGGCCTTCATCGTAGGCGATGCAGCCTTCGTGGGCGACACGATGTTCATGCCGGACTTCGGAACGGCGAGGGCCGATTTCCCGGGCGGTGATGCGCGCGAGCTCTATCGCTCTATCCGGCGCCTGCTCGAATTACCCGAGGAAACACGTCTGTTCCTTTGCCATGATTACAAGGCTCCGGGACGTGACGAATACGCCTGGGAAACGACTGTCGGCCAGCAGCGCGCCGGAAACGTG from Altererythrobacter epoxidivorans encodes the following:
- the trxC gene encoding thioredoxin TrxC translates to MAETLVCPNCLALNRVPSERLADGPRCGKCKAELFPGDPPSVSGAALAKTVAKSSVPVVVDFWAPWCGPCRTMAPAYAQAAKQLAGKALLLKVDTDAEQGAGAAHRIQSIPTLAVFRQGREVARTAGAMPPHAIVSWVNSALGG
- a CDS encoding MBL fold metallo-hydrolase; this encodes MSDAQKALDAARQQIEHAIADQSKRPSIAGFFDEATNTISYVVHDPATKEAAIIDSVLDYEAASGRTSNGSADLIVEYVRENDLTVTWLIETHAHADHISAAPYLQEKLGGKLAIGRDIIKVQNVFGKLFNAGTEFQRDGSQFDHLFDDGETFRIGALEGIALHVPGHTPADMAFIVGDAAFVGDTMFMPDFGTARADFPGGDARELYRSIRRLLELPEETRLFLCHDYKAPGRDEYAWETTVGQQRAGNVHVRDGVTEDEFVEMRTKRDETLAMPQLIMPSVQVNIRGGRLPQPEDNGVSYIKIPVNAV
- a CDS encoding peroxiredoxin → MPETNPFQGEIRPLHIGDIVPRFAARSTQGPIDLGDYDDQWVVLFAHPADFTPVCTSEFIALAQAADEFAALDCALMGISVDSLFSHLAWIRMIHEMSDVKVEFPLIEDPTMEIARAYGMIGDDANDATTVRSTYFIAPGGILRASVTYPPNVGRSIPEMLRLLRALQQADSENALVPADWQVGDDLLRMPEETSANLFKQANATDWFYSKLGSKGRRND
- a CDS encoding ArsR/SmtB family transcription factor, coding for MIDRDFDASAEVLRAIAHPVRLQILCAIKDEPHAVSEIEEMTGIAQPGLSQQLAILRKADLVSTRRDGKKIYYRVDSDQMLGASDLLDALAGSTDQRRRDRQTARKHSGGGAATFARILGRSGN